The Marasmius oreades isolate 03SP1 chromosome 11, whole genome shotgun sequence genome includes a region encoding these proteins:
- a CDS encoding uncharacterized protein (BUSCO:EOG09263HED): MSTSRLVSDASSSLPSPTSSKPKFLPGKSWQHFIAGGIGGMCGAVVTSPFDVVKTRLQSSLFLEKPVAVRIVGNGSATVVRSTSGAGGLLWNFVETGYILRNIYREESARALFKGLGPTLVGTIPAKSINFFTYGNGKRVIANNFNDGQENTYVHLSAAALAGIVTGTITNPIWVLKTRLQLASTVQNTDVDSRRYRGAGLTMVRKILREEGIRGFYKGLTASYVGVSEGIIQWVLYEKLKKSTASTESQRQGGTQAWLGMLASAGTAKCVATILTYPHEVIRTRLRQPQVNGVMRYTGLMQTLRLILAEEGTRALYNGLSAHLMRVVPNAAVVFSIYEGILLWAA; this comes from the exons ATGTCGACGTCAAGACTAGTTTCAGACGCCTCCTCCTCTCTCCCATCTCCAACGTCAAGTAAACCAAAATTTCTCCCAGGGAAATCTTGGCAACATTTCATCGCGGGAGG AATTGGCGGAATGTGCGGTGCAGTGGTCACCAGCCCATTCGACGTCGTAAAGACGCGTCTTCAGTCCAGTCTTTTCCTTGAAAAACCTGTCGCAGTTCGAATCGTCGGGAATGGTAGCGCTACAGTCGTGCGCTCAACGAGTGGAGCAGGCGGTCTTTTGTGGAATTTCGTAGAGACTGGGTACATCTTACG AAACATTTACCGAGAAGAATCAGCACGCGCGTTATTCAAGGGTCTCGGTCCTACCCTCGTCGGTACCATACCTGCAAAGTCGATAAACTTCTTCACATATGGGAATGGAAAACGGGTTATTGCGAATAATTTCAATGACGGCCAAGAAAACACCTATGTCCACCTTTCGGCTGCGGCTCTCGCAGGAATTGTGACGGGCACAATAACAAACCCTATATGGGTTCTCAAAACACGGCTTCAATTAGCCTCGACCGTCCAAAATACAGATGTGGACTCACGACGGTACAGGGGTGCTGGTTTAACGATGGTCCGAAAAATTCTAAGAGAAGAGGGTATAAGAGGGTTCTATAAGGGATTAACGGCGAGCTATGTTGGGGTTTCGGAGGGAATAATACAGTGGGTGTTGTACGAAAAATTGAAGAAGTCAACGGCGAGCACGGAGAGTCAGAGACAGGGAGGTACTCAAGCCTGGCTCGGGATGCTGGCCTCCGCAGGCACGGCCAAATGCGTTGCGACAATTTTAACTTACCCTCATGAG GTCATCCGAACCCGACTACGACAACCGCAAGTGAATGGTGTCATGAGATACACTGGCCTCATGCAGACTTTGCGGTTGATCCttgcagaagaaggaacaAGGGCGTTATACAACGGATTGAGCGCACATTTGATGCGTGTCGTTCCGAATGCTGCAGTGGTGTTCTCGATTTACGAGGGCATACTACTGTGGGCGGCATGA
- a CDS encoding beta-tubulin has protein sequence MREIVHLQTGQCGNQIGAKFWEVVSDEHGIERDGLYKGNNDLQLERISVYYTETGSNKYVPRAVLIDLEPGTMDSVRSGPLGGLFRPDNFVFGQSGAGNNWAKGHYTEGAELVDSVLDVVRKEAENTDCLQGFQITHSLGGGTGAGMGTLLISKIREEYPDRMMCTYSVVPSPKVSDTVVEPYNATLSVHQLVENSDETFCIDNEALYDICFRTLKLSTPTYGDLNHLVSIVMSGITTCLRFPGQLNSDLRKLAVNLVPFPRLHFFMTGFAPLTARGSAQYRSVSVSELTQQMFDAKNMMAASDPRHGRYLTVAAVFRGKVSMKEVEEQMQNVQNKNSAYFVEWIPNNVLTAQCDIPPRGIKMAVTFLGNSTAIQELFKRVSDQFTAMFKRKAFLHWYTQEGMDEMEFTEAESNMQDLVAEYQQYQDATAEEEGEYEEEVPPEEES, from the exons ATGCGTGAAATTGTTCATCTCCAAACCGGCCAG TGTGGTAACCAAATTG GTGCCAAGTTCTGGGAAGTCGTCTCTGATGAGCATGGAATCGAACGGGACGGTCTTTACAAAGGCAACAACGATCTCCAACTCGAACGTATTTCCGTGTACTACACGGAGACTGGCTCCAACAAATACGTTCCCCGTGCTGTTCTAATCGACCTAGAGCCTGGTACTATGGACTCTGTCCGCTCCGGACCATTGGGTGGTCTTTTCCGTCCAGATAACTTTGTCTTCGGACAAAGTGGTGCCGGTAACAACTGGGCCAAAGGGC ATTACACTGAAGGGGCGGAGCTGGTGGACTCCGTACTTGACGTCGTGCGTAAGGAGGCTGAGAACACAGATTGCTTGCAAG GTTTCCAAATCACACACTCTCTTGGTGGTGGTACCGGTGCTGGTATGGGAACTCTTTTGATCTCGAAGATTCGTGAGGAGTACCCCGACAGAATGATGTGCACGTACTCTGTCGTGCCCTCGCCCAAGGTCTCTGACACTGTCGTTGAGCCATACAATGCCACCCTCTCCGTTCATCAACTCGTCGAGAACTCTGACGAGACGTTCTGCATTGATAATGAAGCTTTGTATGACATCTGTTTCCGAACCCTCAAACTGTCCACCCCTACCTATGGTGACTTGAACCACTTGGTCTCGATAGTTATGTCTGGCATTACGACCTGTCTTCGATTCCCTGGTCAACTCAACTCTGACTTGAGAAAGTTGGCTGTCAATCTCG TTCCTTTCCCCCGTCTCCACTTCTTCATGACCGGTTTCGCTCCTCTCACGGCCCGTGGCAGTGCGCAGTACCGTTCTGTCAGTGTTTCAGAGCTGACACAACAAATGTTCGACGCGAAGAACATGATGGCTGCCTCCGATCCCAGACACGGTCGTTACCTCACT GTTGCGGCTGTCTTCCGAGGAAAGGTATCCATGAAGGAGGTCGAGGAACAGATGCAAAACGTTCAGAACAAGAACTCGGCCTACTTCGTAGAGTGGATTCCTAACAACGTCTTGACTGCTCAGTGTGACATCCCTCCTCGGGGGATCAAGATGGCCGTCACTTTCCTCGGTAACTCGACAGCCATCCAAGAACTCTTCAAACGTGTCAGTGATCAATTCACTGCCATGTTCAAGCGAAAAGCGTTCTTGCATTGGTACACTCAAGAGGGTAtggatgagatggag TTCACCGAAGCCGAGTCCAATATGCAAGATCTGGTGGCGGAGTATCAGCAATACCAGGACGCGAC TGctgaggaggaaggggagTACGAGGAGGAAGTCCCTCCTGAAGAGGAATCGTAA
- the XYL5 gene encoding Endo-1,4-beta-xylanase 5 (CAZy:GH5) produces MITAITHSTTMAPSALKVSGTKIVDENGHEVILRGAGLGGWMNMENFISGYPGCEYQIREALAESIGEEKSEFFFDKFLEYFFQDEDAKFYSSLGLNCIRIAFNYRHFEDDLNPRVLKESGFKHLDRVIDLCAQNGIYTILDLHALPGGQNTDWHSDHGGHIANFWRHKDFQDRAVWLWEKLAAHYKGNKWIAGYNPLNEPTDPFQTRVVDFYTRIHNAIRDIDPEHIIFFDGNTFASDFSHFGDAHKNWSNTAYSIHDYSLFGFPRMEEYEGTETQKRRLRRSYEKKREWMDERGLCVWNGEWGPVYARPQYEGPDTDRINEIRYRVLKDQLEIYNQDRLSWSIWLYKDIGFQGMVYVSPETPYMKLFSKFLAKKQRLAVDAWGADDTAVENVYQPLIDHIRQEIPEKYHALYPSPIWKLEGRVGRLARSMLVAEFLVNEWADHFVGKEKEEIDEIAKSFAFASCMKREGLNKILTENARMVQLNGVNGVNHN; encoded by the exons ATGATCACTGCAATTACTCACTCCACAACCATGGCTCCGTCTGCTCTCAAGGTTTCTGGTACCAAGATCGTCGATGAAAATGGACACGAAGTCATTTTGAGAGGTGCTGGACTTGGTGGTTGGATGAA CATGGAAAACTTCATCTCAG GATACCCCGGCTGTGAATATCAAATACGCGAAGCACTAGCAGAATCAATTGGAGAAGAGAAATCCGAATTTTTCTTCGATAAA TTCCTCGAATACTTCTTCCAAGACGAGGATGCCAAGTTCTATTCAAGCCTTGGCCTCAACTGTATCCGTATCGCGTTCAATTATCGGCATTTTGAAG ATGACCTGAACCCACGCGTACTCAAGGAATCTGGCTTCAAACATCTCGACCGCGTTATCGACTTGTGCGCCCAGAACGGCATTTACACCATTCTAGATCTTCACGCCTTACCTGGAGGCCAGAACACTGACTGGCACAGTGACCACGGTGGCCACATTGCAAATT TCTGGAGACATAAAGATTTCCAGGACCGTGCAGTGTGGCTTTGGGAAAAGCTTGCTGCACATTACAAAGGCAACAAATGGATTGCAGGTTATAACCCTCTTAATGA ACCCACCGACCCATTCCAAACGCGCGTTGTCGACTTTTACACTCGTATTCACAACGCTATCCGTGACATCGACCCCGAACATATCATTTTCTTCGACGGTAACACGTTCGCCTCTGACTTTTCTCATTTTGGGGATGCGCATAAAAATTGGAGCAACACCGCTTATTCCATCCATGACTATTCGTTATTTGGTTTCCCCCGTATGGAGGAGTACGAAGGGACTGAGACTCAAAAGAGGAGATTGAGGAGGTCGtatgagaagaagagggagtGGATGGACGAGCGAGGTCTTTGTGTCTGGAATGGGGAGTGGGGACCTGTGTATGCGAGACCGCAGTATGAGGGACCTGATACTGACAGAATCAATGAGATCCGGTATCGAGTCCTAAAGGATCAACTAGAGATTTACAACCAG GACCGACTGAGCTGGTCAATCTGGCTTTACAAAGATATCGGGTTCCAAGGAATGGTCTACGTCTCCCCTGAGACGCCTTATATGAAActcttctcaaaattcctcGCCAAGAAGCAACGTCTGGCAGTAGACGCCTGGGGTGCCGACGATACTGCCGTCGAAAATGTGTATCAGCCGCTTATCGACCACATCAGGCAGGAGATTCCGGAAAAATACCATGCGCTTTACCCTTCCCCTATCTGGAAGTTGGAAGGAAGGGTGGGGAGGCTGGCGAGGAGTATGCTGGTGGCCGAGTTTTTGGTCAACGAGTGGGCTGATCATTTcgtggggaaggagaaggaagaaatTGACGAAATTGCGAAGAGCTTTGCGTTTGCAAGCTGCATGAAAAGAGAAGGGTTGAATAAGATCTTGACGGAGAATGCGAGGATGGTCCAGCTTAACGGTGTAAACGGCGTGAACCATAACTAG
- a CDS encoding uncharacterized protein (BUSCO:EOG09264Z3D) produces MSNSKFDLGTPINTALFLFILYSIQKIIFPSIPNKNSNKKQPTPTEFKTGYTWSPKSHPPTVLFKTYTPKTLEPFNGVDSQRILLAINGIVFDVSAGRNFYGPNGMYGNFAGRDASRGMAKQSFDPEMLTPVDQPLDKLTDLAPDEIENMKGWIDHFSNKYLICGKLVENDAI; encoded by the exons ATGTCAAATTCTAAATTCGACCTCGGTACACCCATAAACACcgctctcttcctctttatTCTCTACTCTATCCAAAAGATCATCTTCCCTAGCATCCCAAACAAGAACTCCAACAAGAAACAACCGACACCTACCGAATTCAAAACCGGTTATACCTGGTCCCCAAAATCTCACCCACCGACGGTCCTATTCAAGACTTACACGCCCAAGACTCTGGAGCCATTCAATGGCGTAGACAGCCAGAGGATACTGCTTGCGATCAACGGGATAGTGTTTGATGTTTCGGCAGGGAGGAATTTCTATGGGCCCA ATGGGATGTACGGGAACTTTGCAGGTCGTGATGCCTCTCGGGGGATGGCAAAGCAGTCCTTCGACCCAG AAATGCTTACTCCAGTCGACCAACCACTCGACAAGCTCACTGATTTGGCACCGGATGAAAT TGAAAACATGAAAGGCTGGATCGACCACTTTTCCAATAAGTACCTCATCTGTGGAAAGTTGGTTGAGAACGATGCGATCTGA